The Anoplolepis gracilipes chromosome 14, ASM4749672v1, whole genome shotgun sequence genome includes a window with the following:
- the Spg gene encoding dedicator of cytokinesis protein 3 isoform X4, which translates to MWTTTKTTKYGVAVYNWRGDTRYGLPLEIGETVQILEECAGWYRGFSTKNRAVKGIFPSTYVHLKPCKIDNEGLFESVIPLEDPVVREVTLVLREWGGIWKRLYVEREEYKFNALRKVMRELLEWRRQLLAGTLTTDQTRELKLRIINKVDWGNRKLGLDLVPRQGAHMVEPDTMSFVELYHVHVQSAENSQGASARGTLRRKEHKKVLTHHLYFCMRDFGHSVGEDTEIYFSLFDAKRQQYLSERFLVRISKEGFSNYVEKMHSNCTIFTDLGNSDLSRDLYMIAHVMRCGRMLYSDSGKNKTGTAIYRRPHGVAVLSLAEAAQDHAEELEMTFKVYQGEEKEFHQLHEQIIRNNKCSPLPGQPNYGIVVSLRILHGELSQVRDENPLLFKNICLTKKLGFSDVIMPGDVRNDLYLKLERGEFERGGKSTGKNIEVTILVLDTDGQPLEECLFGAAGMDGSSEYQSLVIYHHNSPSWAETVRLAIPIDKFYGSHVRFEFRHCSTREKTDKKLFAFAFVRLMEPGGATLQDGPHELYIYKCEERAKLDSLGYLSLPSSAREPSVSGPPAFSRSPKETVFVHTLLCSTKLTQNVDLLSLLQWKAHPERISEALGRVLRLDGEELVKFLQDILDALFAMFHTEDGNSTAHSGLVFQVLVSIFSLLEDSKFEHFKPVMDAYISDHFAAALVYKGLLSSVQHCADWVTAAEKQEPIMKCFRSLEYIFKFIIQSRLLFARATAGQYEDSFKRDLYCVFAALNKMLGIPYEMVLLSQIALLLSIAAVFEQLVAVLPVLEVAKLTCTMLDSVPREPPLQLTQAKLVAIKNLTTFSLFCKDDESRNLLLVTVCRHLRIHLARREELRSCTDILGEILSFLHKRGRDTNKVNNCIHHDVETLCLSVLDVLIQTILIVINASGPVLGCLVGCLIGLLQLLDEYHYARLWEELMHGSNDRKPLKDFLLRAFLVLRDLVRQEVFPPDWLVIRMQANNVILRSLQELAQPLAFRFLHSSFDSQLWSTYFNLAVAYLTQPSLQLEQFSEVKREKIVEKYGDMRVLMGFQILSMWSHLGERKLEFIPGMVGPFLEVTLVPESELRKATLHIFFDMMECEQRTRGSFKSVESELIDKLDILISENKGDDEYRQLFNTMEHLSAVLLDRVQSEDPAWKDSGTAFITSITRLLERLLDYRSVIQGDENRDKRMSCTVNLLNFYKNEFNRKEMYLRYIYKLHDLHLAAENYTEAGFTMKLYADQLGWGSAVLPADHAHPQQPEWQRKELLYHKIIHYLDRGKCWEKGIPLCKELAILYETRLYDYAKLSHVLKLQAKFLDNILTQLRPEPEYFRVGFYGLSFPLFVRNKLFIYRGLEYERIGAFTQRLQTEFPCAQILMKNSPPDESILTSEGQYIQICNVKPIPEEGSLACSGAEVPERIVAFYLVNDVRKFTFDRPLHRGPVDRENEFKSLWIERTTLTTEAKLPGILRWFEVIEKRSELMAPVQYACETMQSVERELRRLVAQYTAEPHRNINPFSMRLQGIIDANVMGGITKYQEAFLTAEFARQNPDMVPHVNRLKSLILDQMSVLESGLVLHGQIAPAGVQPLHKRLIERFTQLKQGLGPLARQRTIHQDSIVNSPLPPLPINDKQRPATLETPGCRTSHADSDGLPEDEGFYTKVDGAPPPIPQREVRPRSVGYGTTPPRPTHQRSLSKPLSPKLPLRHSLPTPTDGGDQGSLRSSWSEPGPEPAPPLPPRGCTVPVSAPDKRDSNPNAAVPPAPPKRGLAYKRTNTEWSTDDDSEMTEPRNESNDLRDSGISTASLLDFQSHLTNLNNLGYEDFEPRSRSNDIMNISPPSVISALNVSTGSFASGTFQGSHSLPNQEMSPPPIPPKAHQDTPSAPSTLERTSNRTQSYGHSDNYSVPKMQTLSVASDTESTV; encoded by the exons AAAGCTCGGTTTGGACCTGGTGCCACGTCAAGGTGCCCACATGGTGGAACCGGATACCATGTCCTTCGTGGAATTATACCATGTG CACGTGCAGAGCGCCGAGAACTCGCAGGGTGCGTCAGCTCGGGGAACTTTACGCCGCAAAGAACACAAGAAGGTCCTTACCCACCACTTGTACTTCTGCATGAGAGACTTTGGCCATTCGGTCGGCGAGGACACCGAGATCTACTTCTCTCTGTTCGATGCCAAGCGGCAGCAGTACCTGAGCGAGCGCTTCCTGGTGCGTATCAGCAAGGAGGGCTTCTCCAACTACGTGGAAAAGATGCATAGCAACTGCACCATCTTCACGGACCTGGGCAACTCCGATCTGAGCCGCGATCTTTACATGATCGCTCACGTAATGCGTTGCGGCCGGATGTTGTATTCCGATTCCGGCAAGAACAAAACCGGAACTGCAATCTATCGGCGACCTCACGGGGTGGCGGTGCTCTCTTTAGCGGAGGCCGCGCAGGATCACGCGGAGGAACTTGAAATGACCTTCAAA GTATATCAAGGGGAAGAGAAAGAGTTTCACCAACTGCATGAGCAAATCATACGCAATAACAAGTGTTCTCCTCTACCCGGACAGCCCAATTACGGAATAGTCGTATCTCTTCGTATTCTACACGGAGAACTGTCTCAAGTTCGGGACGAAAACCCATTactattcaaaaatatttgccTCACGAAGAAGCTTGGTTTCTCGGATGTCATTATGCCGGGCGATGTGCGTAACGATTTATATCTAAAGTTGGAACGGGGAGAATTCGAACGCGGTGGAAAGTCTACCGGCAAGAATATCGAG GTGACAATCCTAGTCCTGGATACGGACGGCCAACCCTTGGAGGAGTGTCTGTTTGGCGCCGCAGGCATGGACGGTAGCTCCGAATATCAAAGTTTGGTCATATACCATCACAACAGCCCGTCGTGGGCGGAAACAGTAAGACTGGCGATACCCATCGACAAGTTTTACGGGAGCCACGTGCGTTTCGAATTCCGGCATTGTTCCA CACGCGAGAAGACTGACAAGAAGCTTTTTGCCTTCGCGTTCGTGCGGTTGATGGAGCCCGGAGGTGCTACTCTTCAGGATGGTCCGCACGAGttgtatatttacaaatgCGAGGAGCGCGCAAAACTGGATTCGTTGGGTTATCTGTCGTTGCCGAGTAGCGCGCGAGAACCCAGCGTCTCAG GTCCACCAGCCTTTTCGAGATCGCCCAAGGAAACTGTGTTTGTACACACTCTGCTCTGCAGCACTAAACTGACGCAAAATGTCGATCTACTCAGCCTGCTGCAATGGAAGGCGCATCCCGAACGAATATCCGAAGCTCTCGGTCGTGTGCTTCGACTAGACGGCGAGGAATTGGTCAAGTTTTTGCAGGACATTCTCGACGCGCTCTTCGCCATGTTCCATACCGAGGATGGCAATTCCACGGCGCACTCGGGTCTCGTGTTCCAGGTACTCGTGTCCATATTTAGTCTACTAGAAGATTCCAAGTTCGAACATTTCAAGCCAGTGATGGACGCCTACATCTCGGATCATTTCGCCGCGGCTTTGGTGTACAAGGGTCTTCTTAGCAGTGTGCAACATTGTGCCGATTGGGTCACCGCGGCGGAGAAGCAGGAACCTATCATGAAGTGCTTCCGCTCGCTCGAGTACATCTTCAAGTTTATCATACAGAGTCGGCTACTGTTTGCCCGCGCTACCGCTGGTCAATACGAGGACAGTTTTAAGCGCGATCTATACTGCGTATTCGCGGCTCTCAACAAGATGCTGGGCATTCCGTATGAGATGGTACTCTTGTCGCAGATTGCGCTATTGCTGTCGATCGCGGCGGTGTTTGAACAGTTGGTGGCGGTATTGCCGGTTCTCGAAGTGGCCAAGCTCACCTGCACAATGTTGGATTCAGTGCCTCGCGAGCCACCACTTCAGCTCACGCAGGCTAAACTGGTTGCCATCAAGAATCTCACGACATTCAGCTTGTTCTGCAAGGACGATGAGAGTCGAAACCTCTTGCTTGTTACCGTATGCCGACATCTGCGTATCCATCTGGCTCGCAGAGAGGAATTACGGTCCTGCACTGATATCTTGGGTGAGATACTTAGCTTCTTGCATAAGCGTGGCAGAGATACTAATAAGGTCAACAATTGTATCCACCACGACGTCGAGACGCTTTGTCTGTCGGTGCTCGACGTGCTTATACAGACGATACTAATCGTGATAAATGCCAGCGGACCGGTTCTCGGTTGTCTCGTGGGTTGCCTGATCGGATTGCTCCAGCTGCTTGACGAGTATCACTACGCGCGACTCTGGGAAGAACTGATGCATGGATCTAACGATCGAAAGCCGCTCAAGGACTTTTTGCTCCGGGCGTTCCTAGTACTGCGTGACCTCGTACGCCAAGAGGTATTTCCACCGGACTGGCTGGTTATCCGGATGCAAGCCAATAATGTTATTCTAAGGTCGCTGCAGGAACTCGCACAACCGCTTGCTTTTCGCTTCCTCCACAGCAGCTTCGACTCGCAACTATGGTCCACGTACTTCAATTTGGCGGTGGCTTATCTCACCCAGCCATCGCTCCAGCTCGAACAGTTTTCCGAGGTCAAGCGGGAGAAGATTGTGGAGAAGTATGGCGATATGAGGGTACTCATGGGCTTCCAGATACTGTCTATGTGGTCACATCTGGGCGAGCGTAAGCTTGAATTCATACCGGGCATGGTCGGCCCTTTCTTAGAAGTTACTTTGGTACCGGAGAGTGAACTCCGTAAGGCTACCTTGCATATTTTCTTCGACATGATGGAGTGCGAGCAGCGAACTCGTGGTAGCTTCAAATCGGTGGAATCTGAACTGATTGACAAACTAGACATTCTTATCAGCGAGAACAAGGGCGACGATGAGTACAGACAGTTGTTTAACACTAT GGAACACCTTAGCGCCGT ATTATTGGATAGGGTGCAGTCCGAGGATCCGGCTTGGAAGGATAGCGGTACTGCCTTTATAACATCCATCACGCGTTTATTGGAAAGGCTTCTCGATTATAGAAGCGTCATTCAGGGTGATGAGAATCGTGACAAGCGCATGTCCTGCACTGTAAATTTGTTG AATTTCTACAAGAATGAGTTCAACCGAAAGGAGATGTACTTGCGCTACATCTACAAGCTGCATGATCTGCATCTGGCCGCCGAGAATTATACGGAAGCCGGCTTTACGATGAAGTTGTACGCCGATCAGCTGGGCTGGGGCTCTGCCGTCCTGCCGGCGGATCACGCTCATCCTCAGCAGCCGGAGTGGCAGCGGAAGGAGCTGCTCTATCACAAGATCATCCATTATCTCGATCGTGGCAAGTGTTGGGAGAAGGGGATTCCTTTATGCAAGGAGCTGGCAATTCTCTACGAGACCAGGCTGTACGATTATGCCAAGCTCAGTCATGTGCTGAAGCTGCAGGCCAAGTTCCTAGATAACATCCTGACGCAGCTGCGTCCGGAACCGGAGTATTTTCGTGTCGGGTTTTACGGTCTCAGCTTCCCGCTCTTTGTTAGA AACAAGTTGTTCATTTATCGTGGCTTGGAGTATGAGCGAATAGGAGCGTTCACGCAGCGATTGCAAACCGAGTTTCCTTGCGCTCAGATATTGATGAAGAACTCCCCACCGGACGAGAGTATCCTGACATCTGAGGGTCAAT atatccaAATCTGTAACGTAAAACCAATTCCCGAAGAAGGCAGCCTAGCTTGCAGCGGCGCCGAGGTTCCAGAACGCATAGTCGCTTTTTATCTAGTAAACGATGTACGTAAATTCACATTCGATCGACCGCTCCACCGCGGTCCGGTGGACCGTGAGAACGAGTTCAAGTCGCTATGGATCGAGAGGACGACGCTGACGACGGAGGCGAAACTACCCGGGATTCTTAGATGGTTCGAGGTGATCGAGAAGCGATCAGAGCTAATGGCGCCGGTGCAATACGCCTGCGAGACCATGCAGAGTGTCGAGAGGGAACTGAGGCGGCTGGTCGCGCAATACACTGCCGAGCcgcatagaaatattaatccaTTCAGCATGCGGCTGCAGGGTATCATCGACGCCAACGTGATGGGCGGCATCACCAAGTATCAGGAGGCCTTTCTCACGGCGGAGTTTGCACGACAGAATCCTGATATGGTGCCACACGTAAATAGACTCAAGAGTCTGATCTTGGATCAGATGAGCGTTCTCGAGTCCGGTCTGGTGTTGCATGGTCAGATCGCGCCGGCTGGCGTCCAGCCATTGCACAAGAGATTGATCGAGAGATTCACGCAACTCAAACAAGGCCTCGGTCCATTGGCTAGACAAAGGACCATTCATCAAGATAGCATCGTCAA TTCGCCGCTACCACCCCTGCCGATCAACGACAAGCAGCGCCCGGCTACCCTGGAGACTCCCGGCTGCAGGACGTCGCACGCTGACAGCGACGGTCTTCCAGAGGACGAAGGCTTTTATACTAAGGTGGATGGCGCGCCGCCACCTATTCCGCAACGAGAAGTTCGACCGCGTTCCGTCGGCTACGGTACAACGCCACCCAGACCTACGCATCAAAGGTCTCTCAGTAAACCGTTGAGTCCGAAACTGCCACTGAGACATTCTTTGCCTACTCCTACCGACGGCGGGGATCAAGGCAGCCTCAGAAGCTCTTGGAGTGAACCTGGACCAGAGCCCGCTCCACCGCTACCACCCAGAGGTTGCA CGGTTCCTGTTTCAGCGCCAGACAAGAGAGATTCGAACCCGAATGCTGCGGTGCCGCCGGCGCCACCGAAACGCGGTTTGGCGTATAAACGCACAAATACAGAGTGGAGCACGGACGACGATTCCGAAATGACGGAACCGAGAAACGAATCGAACGATCTGCGCGACAGCGGCATCTCCACTGCCAGTCTGCTGGACTTTCAGTCACATCTGACGAACCTGAACAATCTCGGCTACGAGGATTTTGAGCCGCGCTCCCGATCCAACGACATCATGAACATCTCCCCGCCGTCTGTAATAAGCGCGCTCAACGTCTCGACTGGCAGTTTCGCCAGCGGCACATTCCAGGGCTCGCATTCTCTTCCCAATCAAGAG ATGAGTCCTCCACCTATACCTCCCAAGGCTCATCAGGATACTCCGTCGGCTCCCTCGACTCTGGAGAGAACGTCCAACAGAACGCAGAGTTACGGTCATTCAGACAATTACTCCGTGCCGAAGATGCAGACACTCTCCGTGGCGTCCGACACGGAGAGCACTGTGTAG
- the Spg gene encoding dedicator of cytokinesis protein 3 isoform X3 — protein MTTTALVKNIIASYHRIVTTRFPDNMSDMFSFTAVYNWRGDTRYGLPLEIGETVQILEECAGWYRGFSTKNRAVKGIFPSTYVHLKPCKIDNEGLFESVIPLEDPVVREVTLVLREWGGIWKRLYVEREEYKFNALRKVMRELLEWRRQLLAGTLTTDQTRELKLRIINKVDWGNRKLGLDLVPRQGAHMVEPDTMSFVELYHVHVQSAENSQGASARGTLRRKEHKKVLTHHLYFCMRDFGHSVGEDTEIYFSLFDAKRQQYLSERFLVRISKEGFSNYVEKMHSNCTIFTDLGNSDLSRDLYMIAHVMRCGRMLYSDSGKNKTGTAIYRRPHGVAVLSLAEAAQDHAEELEMTFKVYQGEEKEFHQLHEQIIRNNKCSPLPGQPNYGIVVSLRILHGELSQVRDENPLLFKNICLTKKLGFSDVIMPGDVRNDLYLKLERGEFERGGKSTGKNIEVTILVLDTDGQPLEECLFGAAGMDGSSEYQSLVIYHHNSPSWAETVRLAIPIDKFYGSHVRFEFRHCSTREKTDKKLFAFAFVRLMEPGGATLQDGPHELYIYKCEERAKLDSLGYLSLPSSAREPSVSGPPAFSRSPKETVFVHTLLCSTKLTQNVDLLSLLQWKAHPERISEALGRVLRLDGEELVKFLQDILDALFAMFHTEDGNSTAHSGLVFQVLVSIFSLLEDSKFEHFKPVMDAYISDHFAAALVYKGLLSSVQHCADWVTAAEKQEPIMKCFRSLEYIFKFIIQSRLLFARATAGQYEDSFKRDLYCVFAALNKMLGIPYEMVLLSQIALLLSIAAVFEQLVAVLPVLEVAKLTCTMLDSVPREPPLQLTQAKLVAIKNLTTFSLFCKDDESRNLLLVTVCRHLRIHLARREELRSCTDILGEILSFLHKRGRDTNKVNNCIHHDVETLCLSVLDVLIQTILIVINASGPVLGCLVGCLIGLLQLLDEYHYARLWEELMHGSNDRKPLKDFLLRAFLVLRDLVRQEVFPPDWLVIRMQANNVILRSLQELAQPLAFRFLHSSFDSQLWSTYFNLAVAYLTQPSLQLEQFSEVKREKIVEKYGDMRVLMGFQILSMWSHLGERKLEFIPGMVGPFLEVTLVPESELRKATLHIFFDMMECEQRTRGSFKSVESELIDKLDILISENKGDDEYRQLFNTILLDRVQSEDPAWKDSGTAFITSITRLLERLLDYRSVIQGDENRDKRMSCTVNLLNFYKNEFNRKEMYLRYIYKLHDLHLAAENYTEAGFTMKLYADQLGWGSAVLPADHAHPQQPEWQRKELLYHKIIHYLDRGKCWEKGIPLCKELAILYETRLYDYAKLSHVLKLQAKFLDNILTQLRPEPEYFRVGFYGLSFPLFVRNKLFIYRGLEYERIGAFTQRLQTEFPCAQILMKNSPPDESILTSEGQYIQICNVKPIPEEGSLACSGAEVPERIVAFYLVNDVRKFTFDRPLHRGPVDRENEFKSLWIERTTLTTEAKLPGILRWFEVIEKRSELMAPVQYACETMQSVERELRRLVAQYTAEPHRNINPFSMRLQGIIDANVMGGITKYQEAFLTAEFARQNPDMVPHVNRLKSLILDQMSVLESGLVLHGQIAPAGVQPLHKRLIERFTQLKQGLGPLARQRTIHQDSIVNSPLPPLPINDKQRPATLETPGCRTSHADSDGLPEDEGFYTKVDGAPPPIPQREVRPRSVGYGTTPPRPTHQRSLSKPLSPKLPLRHSLPTPTDGGDQGSLRSSWSEPGPEPAPPLPPRGCTVPVSAPDKRDSNPNAAVPPAPPKRGLAYKRTNTEWSTDDDSEMTEPRNESNDLRDSGISTASLLDFQSHLTNLNNLGYEDFEPRSRSNDIMNISPPSVISALNVSTGSFASGTFQGSHSLPNQEMSPPPIPPKAHQDTPSAPSTLERTSNRTQSYGHSDNYSVPKMQTLSVASDTESTV, from the exons AAAGCTCGGTTTGGACCTGGTGCCACGTCAAGGTGCCCACATGGTGGAACCGGATACCATGTCCTTCGTGGAATTATACCATGTG CACGTGCAGAGCGCCGAGAACTCGCAGGGTGCGTCAGCTCGGGGAACTTTACGCCGCAAAGAACACAAGAAGGTCCTTACCCACCACTTGTACTTCTGCATGAGAGACTTTGGCCATTCGGTCGGCGAGGACACCGAGATCTACTTCTCTCTGTTCGATGCCAAGCGGCAGCAGTACCTGAGCGAGCGCTTCCTGGTGCGTATCAGCAAGGAGGGCTTCTCCAACTACGTGGAAAAGATGCATAGCAACTGCACCATCTTCACGGACCTGGGCAACTCCGATCTGAGCCGCGATCTTTACATGATCGCTCACGTAATGCGTTGCGGCCGGATGTTGTATTCCGATTCCGGCAAGAACAAAACCGGAACTGCAATCTATCGGCGACCTCACGGGGTGGCGGTGCTCTCTTTAGCGGAGGCCGCGCAGGATCACGCGGAGGAACTTGAAATGACCTTCAAA GTATATCAAGGGGAAGAGAAAGAGTTTCACCAACTGCATGAGCAAATCATACGCAATAACAAGTGTTCTCCTCTACCCGGACAGCCCAATTACGGAATAGTCGTATCTCTTCGTATTCTACACGGAGAACTGTCTCAAGTTCGGGACGAAAACCCATTactattcaaaaatatttgccTCACGAAGAAGCTTGGTTTCTCGGATGTCATTATGCCGGGCGATGTGCGTAACGATTTATATCTAAAGTTGGAACGGGGAGAATTCGAACGCGGTGGAAAGTCTACCGGCAAGAATATCGAG GTGACAATCCTAGTCCTGGATACGGACGGCCAACCCTTGGAGGAGTGTCTGTTTGGCGCCGCAGGCATGGACGGTAGCTCCGAATATCAAAGTTTGGTCATATACCATCACAACAGCCCGTCGTGGGCGGAAACAGTAAGACTGGCGATACCCATCGACAAGTTTTACGGGAGCCACGTGCGTTTCGAATTCCGGCATTGTTCCA CACGCGAGAAGACTGACAAGAAGCTTTTTGCCTTCGCGTTCGTGCGGTTGATGGAGCCCGGAGGTGCTACTCTTCAGGATGGTCCGCACGAGttgtatatttacaaatgCGAGGAGCGCGCAAAACTGGATTCGTTGGGTTATCTGTCGTTGCCGAGTAGCGCGCGAGAACCCAGCGTCTCAG GTCCACCAGCCTTTTCGAGATCGCCCAAGGAAACTGTGTTTGTACACACTCTGCTCTGCAGCACTAAACTGACGCAAAATGTCGATCTACTCAGCCTGCTGCAATGGAAGGCGCATCCCGAACGAATATCCGAAGCTCTCGGTCGTGTGCTTCGACTAGACGGCGAGGAATTGGTCAAGTTTTTGCAGGACATTCTCGACGCGCTCTTCGCCATGTTCCATACCGAGGATGGCAATTCCACGGCGCACTCGGGTCTCGTGTTCCAGGTACTCGTGTCCATATTTAGTCTACTAGAAGATTCCAAGTTCGAACATTTCAAGCCAGTGATGGACGCCTACATCTCGGATCATTTCGCCGCGGCTTTGGTGTACAAGGGTCTTCTTAGCAGTGTGCAACATTGTGCCGATTGGGTCACCGCGGCGGAGAAGCAGGAACCTATCATGAAGTGCTTCCGCTCGCTCGAGTACATCTTCAAGTTTATCATACAGAGTCGGCTACTGTTTGCCCGCGCTACCGCTGGTCAATACGAGGACAGTTTTAAGCGCGATCTATACTGCGTATTCGCGGCTCTCAACAAGATGCTGGGCATTCCGTATGAGATGGTACTCTTGTCGCAGATTGCGCTATTGCTGTCGATCGCGGCGGTGTTTGAACAGTTGGTGGCGGTATTGCCGGTTCTCGAAGTGGCCAAGCTCACCTGCACAATGTTGGATTCAGTGCCTCGCGAGCCACCACTTCAGCTCACGCAGGCTAAACTGGTTGCCATCAAGAATCTCACGACATTCAGCTTGTTCTGCAAGGACGATGAGAGTCGAAACCTCTTGCTTGTTACCGTATGCCGACATCTGCGTATCCATCTGGCTCGCAGAGAGGAATTACGGTCCTGCACTGATATCTTGGGTGAGATACTTAGCTTCTTGCATAAGCGTGGCAGAGATACTAATAAGGTCAACAATTGTATCCACCACGACGTCGAGACGCTTTGTCTGTCGGTGCTCGACGTGCTTATACAGACGATACTAATCGTGATAAATGCCAGCGGACCGGTTCTCGGTTGTCTCGTGGGTTGCCTGATCGGATTGCTCCAGCTGCTTGACGAGTATCACTACGCGCGACTCTGGGAAGAACTGATGCATGGATCTAACGATCGAAAGCCGCTCAAGGACTTTTTGCTCCGGGCGTTCCTAGTACTGCGTGACCTCGTACGCCAAGAGGTATTTCCACCGGACTGGCTGGTTATCCGGATGCAAGCCAATAATGTTATTCTAAGGTCGCTGCAGGAACTCGCACAACCGCTTGCTTTTCGCTTCCTCCACAGCAGCTTCGACTCGCAACTATGGTCCACGTACTTCAATTTGGCGGTGGCTTATCTCACCCAGCCATCGCTCCAGCTCGAACAGTTTTCCGAGGTCAAGCGGGAGAAGATTGTGGAGAAGTATGGCGATATGAGGGTACTCATGGGCTTCCAGATACTGTCTATGTGGTCACATCTGGGCGAGCGTAAGCTTGAATTCATACCGGGCATGGTCGGCCCTTTCTTAGAAGTTACTTTGGTACCGGAGAGTGAACTCCGTAAGGCTACCTTGCATATTTTCTTCGACATGATGGAGTGCGAGCAGCGAACTCGTGGTAGCTTCAAATCGGTGGAATCTGAACTGATTGACAAACTAGACATTCTTATCAGCGAGAACAAGGGCGACGATGAGTACAGACAGTTGTTTAACACTAT ATTATTGGATAGGGTGCAGTCCGAGGATCCGGCTTGGAAGGATAGCGGTACTGCCTTTATAACATCCATCACGCGTTTATTGGAAAGGCTTCTCGATTATAGAAGCGTCATTCAGGGTGATGAGAATCGTGACAAGCGCATGTCCTGCACTGTAAATTTGTTG AATTTCTACAAGAATGAGTTCAACCGAAAGGAGATGTACTTGCGCTACATCTACAAGCTGCATGATCTGCATCTGGCCGCCGAGAATTATACGGAAGCCGGCTTTACGATGAAGTTGTACGCCGATCAGCTGGGCTGGGGCTCTGCCGTCCTGCCGGCGGATCACGCTCATCCTCAGCAGCCGGAGTGGCAGCGGAAGGAGCTGCTCTATCACAAGATCATCCATTATCTCGATCGTGGCAAGTGTTGGGAGAAGGGGATTCCTTTATGCAAGGAGCTGGCAATTCTCTACGAGACCAGGCTGTACGATTATGCCAAGCTCAGTCATGTGCTGAAGCTGCAGGCCAAGTTCCTAGATAACATCCTGACGCAGCTGCGTCCGGAACCGGAGTATTTTCGTGTCGGGTTTTACGGTCTCAGCTTCCCGCTCTTTGTTAGA AACAAGTTGTTCATTTATCGTGGCTTGGAGTATGAGCGAATAGGAGCGTTCACGCAGCGATTGCAAACCGAGTTTCCTTGCGCTCAGATATTGATGAAGAACTCCCCACCGGACGAGAGTATCCTGACATCTGAGGGTCAAT atatccaAATCTGTAACGTAAAACCAATTCCCGAAGAAGGCAGCCTAGCTTGCAGCGGCGCCGAGGTTCCAGAACGCATAGTCGCTTTTTATCTAGTAAACGATGTACGTAAATTCACATTCGATCGACCGCTCCACCGCGGTCCGGTGGACCGTGAGAACGAGTTCAAGTCGCTATGGATCGAGAGGACGACGCTGACGACGGAGGCGAAACTACCCGGGATTCTTAGATGGTTCGAGGTGATCGAGAAGCGATCAGAGCTAATGGCGCCGGTGCAATACGCCTGCGAGACCATGCAGAGTGTCGAGAGGGAACTGAGGCGGCTGGTCGCGCAATACACTGCCGAGCcgcatagaaatattaatccaTTCAGCATGCGGCTGCAGGGTATCATCGACGCCAACGTGATGGGCGGCATCACCAAGTATCAGGAGGCCTTTCTCACGGCGGAGTTTGCACGACAGAATCCTGATATGGTGCCACACGTAAATAGACTCAAGAGTCTGATCTTGGATCAGATGAGCGTTCTCGAGTCCGGTCTGGTGTTGCATGGTCAGATCGCGCCGGCTGGCGTCCAGCCATTGCACAAGAGATTGATCGAGAGATTCACGCAACTCAAACAAGGCCTCGGTCCATTGGCTAGACAAAGGACCATTCATCAAGATAGCATCGTCAA TTCGCCGCTACCACCCCTGCCGATCAACGACAAGCAGCGCCCGGCTACCCTGGAGACTCCCGGCTGCAGGACGTCGCACGCTGACAGCGACGGTCTTCCAGAGGACGAAGGCTTTTATACTAAGGTGGATGGCGCGCCGCCACCTATTCCGCAACGAGAAGTTCGACCGCGTTCCGTCGGCTACGGTACAACGCCACCCAGACCTACGCATCAAAGGTCTCTCAGTAAACCGTTGAGTCCGAAACTGCCACTGAGACATTCTTTGCCTACTCCTACCGACGGCGGGGATCAAGGCAGCCTCAGAAGCTCTTGGAGTGAACCTGGACCAGAGCCCGCTCCACCGCTACCACCCAGAGGTTGCA CGGTTCCTGTTTCAGCGCCAGACAAGAGAGATTCGAACCCGAATGCTGCGGTGCCGCCGGCGCCACCGAAACGCGGTTTGGCGTATAAACGCACAAATACAGAGTGGAGCACGGACGACGATTCCGAAATGACGGAACCGAGAAACGAATCGAACGATCTGCGCGACAGCGGCATCTCCACTGCCAGTCTGCTGGACTTTCAGTCACATCTGACGAACCTGAACAATCTCGGCTACGAGGATTTTGAGCCGCGCTCCCGATCCAACGACATCATGAACATCTCCCCGCCGTCTGTAATAAGCGCGCTCAACGTCTCGACTGGCAGTTTCGCCAGCGGCACATTCCAGGGCTCGCATTCTCTTCCCAATCAAGAG ATGAGTCCTCCACCTATACCTCCCAAGGCTCATCAGGATACTCCGTCGGCTCCCTCGACTCTGGAGAGAACGTCCAACAGAACGCAGAGTTACGGTCATTCAGACAATTACTCCGTGCCGAAGATGCAGACACTCTCCGTGGCGTCCGACACGGAGAGCACTGTGTAG